From Candidatus Baltobacteraceae bacterium:
GGCCTTTGCGCCGAGCGTGATCTTCGAGGACGACACCAGCTATAATCCCTCGTCGGGCTACCCCGAGGTCGCCCTTTCCTCATTCGTCGTTCGGCGCGGGCATATGGTGCTCTACAACCGGCCGCAGTTTCGCGGAGCGGCAAGCGTGATCCGACCCGACGCCACGGTCAACTTGAACCAGCTGAAGTGGACCTACAAAAGCGTGGGCTCCTACGTGATCGCGGACAAAGCGTTCGACATCGCTGCGCCGCCGATCACGGGTCTGGCCGCGCGGTTCTCCTCGGCCGCAGCGCGCGCTGCGTACTACCGCGAACTCAAGAGCAAGCCGTAGAGGCGCGCACCCACCCGTTCGGGTCTACCGGCCGCCGGCTCGGCAGTGCGACGATGGTCGCATGAGATACACGCAACTCGCGGCCGTCCTTGGCCTGGCCGCTATTATGACTGCCTGCTCGGGTGCCGGCAGCGGGTCGCTGCCCGTAGCGCCGACGGAGAATCAATCCGCGGTCCATCGTGATGCGAGCGCCGCAACGTTGCCGAGCTTGGGGCACTACAACGTGAATTTGAGCGACGTGGTGGTCGCCGGCGTTTCGTCCGGTGCCGACATGGCCACGCAACTGCACTTCTCGTACTCCGCCAACATCAAAGGCGAAGCAATTTTCGCGGGCTCGCCGTTCTTCTGCGCGCTCGGCACCTCGGACGCGTTTTGGGGGCTCGTCTACGGTCCCGGGTACTCGGCCGACTACGCGCTCTACTCGTGCTCCGGCACCGAGTATTGGTCCGAGGGCGAATCTCCGCCGCTGGGCACGCTCGAGACCGACACCAATAACGCGGCCAAAGACGGTTACCTCGACCCGGTAAGCGATTTGAGCGGTTCGAAAGCATGGATTTTCTCGGGTGAAGACGACACGGTCGTCGCGCAATCGGTCGTCAAGGACTCGCAATCGATGCTCAGCCATTACGGGGTGAGCACGACGACGAACTACACGACCGCGGCCGAGCACGGCTGGGTAACACCCGATACGTCGAACTCGTGCGGTGCGATCAACTCGCAGTACTTGATCAACTGCGGCTTCGATGCCGAAGACGAGTTCCTCACCGACTTTTTCGGTACGCTCAATCCGCGCAACGACGGCACGCTCTCCGGGTCGCTCATCGAGTTCAATCAGGCCCCGTACGCCGCTGCCGGGATGGATTCGGTCGGGTATATCTACGTCCCGGCGAACTGCGCCGGCGGCGCGGCCTGCAAACTCGTCGTCGCGCTGCACGGCTGCGAGCAGGGTGAGTCCTACGTCGGCACTGCGTTCGTGACGGAATCCGGTCTCAACGAATGGGCCGACACCAACAGCATCATCGTGCTCTATCCGCAAGCAATCGCGTCGTCGGGAAATTCGCTCGGCTGCTGGGATTGGTGGGACTACACCGGTACCGCCTACGCATCGAACGAAGGACCCCAGGTCAATGCGATCTGGAAGATGATCGAGCAGATCTGACCGCCGGCAGGCGGCGCCTCCTCAATCGGGGCGCCGCCGGGGCCGACAATTCAGGAGATATGAGCAAGACCACGCGCTGGTTGGTTACCGGGGGCCTCGGATTCATCGGTTCGAACTTCGTCCGTCTGGCATTGCGCGAGCGGCCGGAGCTGGAGATCGTCAATCTCGATGCGATGACCTATGCGGGCAACCCCGCCAACCTGCGCGACCTCGAAGGAAACGCGCGTTACCGCTTCGTTCGCGGCGACATCTGCGATCCGGCGGCGGTCCGCGAAGCGATCGGCAACGGGGTCGACGCGATCGTGAATTTTGCGGCTGAAACGCACGTCGATCGTTCGATCCTGGATCCCGAGCAGTTTCTGCGCACCGACATCCTCGGAACGCACGTGCTGCTGGAGGCCGTGCGCGAGCGTTCGATCGCGCGCTATCTGCAAGTCTCGACCGACGAAGTCTACGGCGACGTGAGCGAGGGGGAGTCGAGCGAGAACGATCCCCTCGCGCCGCGCAGCCCGTATTCCGCGAGTAAGGCGGGCGGCGATCTCCAGGTGCTCGCCTATTGGACGACGTACCGCACGCCCGTGCTCATCACCCGCGGCAGCAACACCTACGGGCCGCACCAATATCCGGAAAAATTGATCCCGCTTTTCGTCACGAATCTGATCGACGACGAACAGGTGCCGGTGTACGGCGACGGGATGCAGGTCCGCGATTGGCTCCACGTCGACGATCACGC
This genomic window contains:
- the rfbB gene encoding dTDP-glucose 4,6-dehydratase — encoded protein: MSKTTRWLVTGGLGFIGSNFVRLALRERPELEIVNLDAMTYAGNPANLRDLEGNARYRFVRGDICDPAAVREAIGNGVDAIVNFAAETHVDRSILDPEQFLRTDILGTHVLLEAVRERSIARYLQVSTDEVYGDVSEGESSENDPLAPRSPYSASKAGGDLQVLAYWTTYRTPVLITRGSNTYGPHQYPEKLIPLFVTNLIDDEQVPVYGDGMQVRDWLHVDDHARGIMHVLDRGEPGNAYNIGGGNSHTNIEITRRLVNGCGRAMETHVRHVTDREGHDRRYCVSSAKARALGWAPRVDFEEGIRTTIEWYQMNEAWWRPLKSGEFLAYYKRQYAHR
- a CDS encoding PHB depolymerase family esterase — protein: MRYTQLAAVLGLAAIMTACSGAGSGSLPVAPTENQSAVHRDASAATLPSLGHYNVNLSDVVVAGVSSGADMATQLHFSYSANIKGEAIFAGSPFFCALGTSDAFWGLVYGPGYSADYALYSCSGTEYWSEGESPPLGTLETDTNNAAKDGYLDPVSDLSGSKAWIFSGEDDTVVAQSVVKDSQSMLSHYGVSTTTNYTTAAEHGWVTPDTSNSCGAINSQYLINCGFDAEDEFLTDFFGTLNPRNDGTLSGSLIEFNQAPYAAAGMDSVGYIYVPANCAGGAACKLVVALHGCEQGESYVGTAFVTESGLNEWADTNSIIVLYPQAIASSGNSLGCWDWWDYTGTAYASNEGPQVNAIWKMIEQI